In Equus caballus isolate H_3958 breed thoroughbred chromosome 7, TB-T2T, whole genome shotgun sequence, one DNA window encodes the following:
- the WEE1 gene encoding wee1-like protein kinase isoform X1, producing the protein MSFLSRQQPPPPRRAAASCSLRQKLIFSPCSDCEEEEEEEEEEGSGHSTGEDSAFQEPDSPLPPARSPTEPGPERRRSPGPAPGSPGELEEDMLLRGACTGADAAGGGAEGDSWEEEGFGSSSPVKSPAAAYFLASCFSPVRCGGPGDASPRGYGARGAAEGPCSPLPDQPGTPPHKTFRKLRLFDTPHTPKSLLSKARGIDSSSVKLRSGSLFMDTEKSGKRELDMRQTPQVNINPFTPDSVLFHSSGQCRRRKRTYWNDSCGEDMEASDYEFEDETRPAKRITITESNMKSRYTTEFHELEKIGSGEFGSVFKCVKRLDGCIYAIKRSKKPLAGSVDEQNALREVYAHAVLGQHSHVVRYFSAWAEDDHMLIQNEYCNGGSLADAISENYRRMSYFTEVDLKDLLLQVGRGLRYIHSMSLVHMDIKPSNIFISRTSIPNAASEEGDEDDWASNKVMFKIGDLGHVTRISSPQVEEGDSRFLANEVLQENYTHLPKADIFALALTVVCAAGAEPLPRNGDEWHEIRQGRLPRIPQVLSQEFTELLKVMIHPDPERRPSAMALVKHSVLLSASRKSAEQLRIELNAEKFKNSLLQKELKKAQMAKAAAEERALFTDRMATRSTTQRRFTRKRWHVLSNFIKRRVRNLGQSSLRRKIPQRNISIIVLTV; encoded by the exons ATGAGCTTCCTGAGCCGgcagcagccgccgccgccccgccgcgCCGCGGCCTCCTGCAGCCTGCGGCAGAAGCTCATCTTCTCGCCCTGCAGCGActgtgaggaagaggaggaggaagaggaggaggagggcagcgGCCACAGCACCGGGGAGGACTCGGCCTTTCAGGAGCCCGACTCGCCGCTGCCGCCCGCGCGGAGCCCCACGGAACCCGGGCCCGAGCGCCGCCGctcgcccggcccggcccccggcAGCCCCggggagctggaggaggacaTGCTGCTGCGCGGCGCCTGCACGGGCGCGGacgcggcgggcggcggggccgAGGGCGACTCGTGGGAGGAGGAGGGCTTCGGCTCGTCGTCGCCGGTCAAGTCGCCGGCGGCCGCCTACTTCCTCGCCAGCTGCTTCTCGCCGGTGCGCTGCGGCGGCCCGGGGGACGCGTCCCCGCGCGGTTACGGGGCGCGCGGGGCGGCCGAGGGCCCCTGCTCGCCGCTGCCGGACCAGCCGGGCACCCCGCCGCACAAGACCTTCCGCAAGCTGCGCCTCTTCGACACGCCGCACACCCCGAAG AGTTTGCTCTCCAAAGCTCGAGGAATCGATTCGAGCTCTGTTAAACTCCGAAGTGGTTCTCTATTCATGGATAcagaaaaatcaggaaagaggGAATTGGACATGCGACAGACGCCTCAAGTGAACATAAATCCTTTTACTCCAGATTCTGTGTTGTTTCATTCTTCAGGACAGTGTCgtagaagaaagagaacataCTGGAATGA ttcttgTGGTGAAGACATGGAAGCCAGTGATTATGAGTTTGAAGATGAAACAAGACCTGCTAAG AGAATTACAATTACTGAAAGCAATATGAAGTCACGGTACACAACAGAATTTCATGAGCTAGAGAAGATTGGCTCTGGAGAGTTTGGTTCTGTGTTTAAGTGCGTGAAGAGGCTGGATGGATGCATTTATGCCATTAAGCGATCCAAAAAGCCATTGGCTGGCTCTGTTGATGA GCAGAACGCTTTGAGAGAAGTCTATGCTCATGCAGTACTTGGACAGCATTCTCATGTAGTTCGATATTTCTCCGCATGGGCAGAAGATGATCACATGCTTATACAAAATGAATATTGTAATG GTGGAAGTTTAGCTGATGCCATAAGTGAAAACTACAGACGCATGAGTTACTTTACAGAAGTGGATTTGAAGGATCTCCTTTTGCAAGTTGGCCGGGGCTTGAGGTATATTCATTCAATGTCTTTGGTTCACATGGATATAAAGCCTA GCAATATCTTCATATCTCGAACCTCAATCCCAAATGCCGCCTCTGAAGAAGGAGATGAAGATGACTGGGCGTCCAACAAAGTTATGTTTAAAATAG GTGATCTCGGGCATGTAACAAGGATCTCTAGTCCACAAGTTGAAGAAGGTGATAGCCGTTTTCTTGCAAATGAAGTTTTGCAGGAG aacTATACCCATCTACCAAAAGCGGATATTTTTGCCCTTGCCCTCACAGTGGTGTGTGCAGCTGGTGCTGAACCTCTTCCCAGAAATGGAGACGAATGGCATGAAATCAGACAGGGTAGATTACCTCGGATTCCACAAGTGCTTTCCCAGGAATTTACAGAGTTGTTAAAA GTTATGATTCATCCAGATCCAGAGAGAAGACCTTCAGCAATGGCACTGGTAAAGCATTCAGTATTGCTCTCTGCTTCTAGAAAGAGTGCAGAACAATTACGAATAGAATTGAATGCTGAAAAGTTCAAAAATTCACTTTTGCAGAA AGAACTCAAGAAAGCCCAGATGGCAAAAGCTGCAGCTGAGGAAAGAGCCCTCTTCACTGACCGGATGGCCACCAGGTCCACCACCCAGA GAAGATTTACCAGGAAAAGATGGCATGTTCTGTCCAACTTCATTAAACGGAGAGTCAGAAACCTCGGCCAGTCCAGCctaagaaggaaaatacctcaaagGAACATTTCTATCATAGTTCTTACTGTTTAG
- the WEE1 gene encoding wee1-like protein kinase isoform X2: MSFLSRQQPPPPRRAAASCSLRQKLIFSPCSDCEEEEEEEEEEGSGHSTGEDSAFQEPDSPLPPARSPTEPGPERRRSPGPAPGSPGELEEDMLLRGACTGADAAGGGAEGDSWEEEGFGSSSPVKSPAAAYFLASCFSPVRCGGPGDASPRGYGARGAAEGPCSPLPDQPGTPPHKTFRKLRLFDTPHTPKSLLSKARGIDSSSVKLRSGSLFMDTEKSGKRELDMRQTPQVNINPFTPDSVLFHSSGQCRRRKRTYWNDSCGEDMEASDYEFEDETRPAKRITITESNMKSRYTTEFHELEKIGSGEFGSVFKCVKRLDGCIYAIKRSKKPLAGSVDEQNALREVYAHAVLGQHSHVVRYFSAWAEDDHMLIQNEYCNGGSLADAISENYRRMSYFTEVDLKDLLLQVGRGLRYIHSMSLVHMDIKPSNIFISRTSIPNAASEEGDEDDWASNKVMFKIGDLGHVTRISSPQVEEGDSRFLANEVLQENYTHLPKADIFALALTVVCAAGAEPLPRNGDEWHEIRQGRLPRIPQVLSQEFTELLKVMIHPDPERRPSAMALVKHSVLLSASRKSAEQLRIELNAEKFKNSLLQKELKKAQMAKAAAEERALFTDRMATRSTTQSNRTARLIGKKMNRSVSLTIY; encoded by the exons ATGAGCTTCCTGAGCCGgcagcagccgccgccgccccgccgcgCCGCGGCCTCCTGCAGCCTGCGGCAGAAGCTCATCTTCTCGCCCTGCAGCGActgtgaggaagaggaggaggaagaggaggaggagggcagcgGCCACAGCACCGGGGAGGACTCGGCCTTTCAGGAGCCCGACTCGCCGCTGCCGCCCGCGCGGAGCCCCACGGAACCCGGGCCCGAGCGCCGCCGctcgcccggcccggcccccggcAGCCCCggggagctggaggaggacaTGCTGCTGCGCGGCGCCTGCACGGGCGCGGacgcggcgggcggcggggccgAGGGCGACTCGTGGGAGGAGGAGGGCTTCGGCTCGTCGTCGCCGGTCAAGTCGCCGGCGGCCGCCTACTTCCTCGCCAGCTGCTTCTCGCCGGTGCGCTGCGGCGGCCCGGGGGACGCGTCCCCGCGCGGTTACGGGGCGCGCGGGGCGGCCGAGGGCCCCTGCTCGCCGCTGCCGGACCAGCCGGGCACCCCGCCGCACAAGACCTTCCGCAAGCTGCGCCTCTTCGACACGCCGCACACCCCGAAG AGTTTGCTCTCCAAAGCTCGAGGAATCGATTCGAGCTCTGTTAAACTCCGAAGTGGTTCTCTATTCATGGATAcagaaaaatcaggaaagaggGAATTGGACATGCGACAGACGCCTCAAGTGAACATAAATCCTTTTACTCCAGATTCTGTGTTGTTTCATTCTTCAGGACAGTGTCgtagaagaaagagaacataCTGGAATGA ttcttgTGGTGAAGACATGGAAGCCAGTGATTATGAGTTTGAAGATGAAACAAGACCTGCTAAG AGAATTACAATTACTGAAAGCAATATGAAGTCACGGTACACAACAGAATTTCATGAGCTAGAGAAGATTGGCTCTGGAGAGTTTGGTTCTGTGTTTAAGTGCGTGAAGAGGCTGGATGGATGCATTTATGCCATTAAGCGATCCAAAAAGCCATTGGCTGGCTCTGTTGATGA GCAGAACGCTTTGAGAGAAGTCTATGCTCATGCAGTACTTGGACAGCATTCTCATGTAGTTCGATATTTCTCCGCATGGGCAGAAGATGATCACATGCTTATACAAAATGAATATTGTAATG GTGGAAGTTTAGCTGATGCCATAAGTGAAAACTACAGACGCATGAGTTACTTTACAGAAGTGGATTTGAAGGATCTCCTTTTGCAAGTTGGCCGGGGCTTGAGGTATATTCATTCAATGTCTTTGGTTCACATGGATATAAAGCCTA GCAATATCTTCATATCTCGAACCTCAATCCCAAATGCCGCCTCTGAAGAAGGAGATGAAGATGACTGGGCGTCCAACAAAGTTATGTTTAAAATAG GTGATCTCGGGCATGTAACAAGGATCTCTAGTCCACAAGTTGAAGAAGGTGATAGCCGTTTTCTTGCAAATGAAGTTTTGCAGGAG aacTATACCCATCTACCAAAAGCGGATATTTTTGCCCTTGCCCTCACAGTGGTGTGTGCAGCTGGTGCTGAACCTCTTCCCAGAAATGGAGACGAATGGCATGAAATCAGACAGGGTAGATTACCTCGGATTCCACAAGTGCTTTCCCAGGAATTTACAGAGTTGTTAAAA GTTATGATTCATCCAGATCCAGAGAGAAGACCTTCAGCAATGGCACTGGTAAAGCATTCAGTATTGCTCTCTGCTTCTAGAAAGAGTGCAGAACAATTACGAATAGAATTGAATGCTGAAAAGTTCAAAAATTCACTTTTGCAGAA AGAACTCAAGAAAGCCCAGATGGCAAAAGCTGCAGCTGAGGAAAGAGCCCTCTTCACTGACCGGATGGCCACCAGGTCCACCACCCAGAGTAATAGAACAGCTCGACTTATTGGAAAGAAAATGAACCGCTCTGTCAGCCTTACCATATACTGA
- the WEE1 gene encoding wee1-like protein kinase isoform X3 — MSFLSRQQPPPPRRAAASCSLRQKLIFSPCSDCEEEEEEEEEEGSGHSTGEDSAFQEPDSPLPPARSPTEPGPERRRSPGPAPGSPGELEEDMLLRGACTGADAAGGGAEGDSWEEEGFGSSSPVKSPAAAYFLASCFSPVRCGGPGDASPRGYGARGAAEGPCSPLPDQPGTPPHKTFRKLRLFDTPHTPKSLLSKARGIDSSSVKLRSGSLFMDTEKSGKRELDMRQTPQVNINPFTPDSVLFHSSGQCRRRKRTYWNDSCGEDMEASDYEFEDETRPAKRITITESNMKSRYTTEFHELEKIGSGEFGSVFKCVKRLDGCIYAIKRSKKPLAGSVDEQNALREVYAHAVLGQHSHVVRYFSAWAEDDHMLIQNEYCNGGSLADAISENYRRMSYFTEVDLKDLLLQVGRGLRYIHSMSLVHMDIKPSNIFISRTSIPNAASEEGDEDDWASNKVMFKIGDLGHVTRISSPQVEEGDSRFLANEVLQENYTHLPKADIFALALTVVCAAGAEPLPRNGDEWHEIRQGRLPRIPQVLSQEFTELLKVMIHPDPERRPSAMALVKHSVLLSASRKSAEQLRIELNAEKFKNSLLQKELKKAQMAKAAAEERALFTDRMATRSTTQK; from the exons ATGAGCTTCCTGAGCCGgcagcagccgccgccgccccgccgcgCCGCGGCCTCCTGCAGCCTGCGGCAGAAGCTCATCTTCTCGCCCTGCAGCGActgtgaggaagaggaggaggaagaggaggaggagggcagcgGCCACAGCACCGGGGAGGACTCGGCCTTTCAGGAGCCCGACTCGCCGCTGCCGCCCGCGCGGAGCCCCACGGAACCCGGGCCCGAGCGCCGCCGctcgcccggcccggcccccggcAGCCCCggggagctggaggaggacaTGCTGCTGCGCGGCGCCTGCACGGGCGCGGacgcggcgggcggcggggccgAGGGCGACTCGTGGGAGGAGGAGGGCTTCGGCTCGTCGTCGCCGGTCAAGTCGCCGGCGGCCGCCTACTTCCTCGCCAGCTGCTTCTCGCCGGTGCGCTGCGGCGGCCCGGGGGACGCGTCCCCGCGCGGTTACGGGGCGCGCGGGGCGGCCGAGGGCCCCTGCTCGCCGCTGCCGGACCAGCCGGGCACCCCGCCGCACAAGACCTTCCGCAAGCTGCGCCTCTTCGACACGCCGCACACCCCGAAG AGTTTGCTCTCCAAAGCTCGAGGAATCGATTCGAGCTCTGTTAAACTCCGAAGTGGTTCTCTATTCATGGATAcagaaaaatcaggaaagaggGAATTGGACATGCGACAGACGCCTCAAGTGAACATAAATCCTTTTACTCCAGATTCTGTGTTGTTTCATTCTTCAGGACAGTGTCgtagaagaaagagaacataCTGGAATGA ttcttgTGGTGAAGACATGGAAGCCAGTGATTATGAGTTTGAAGATGAAACAAGACCTGCTAAG AGAATTACAATTACTGAAAGCAATATGAAGTCACGGTACACAACAGAATTTCATGAGCTAGAGAAGATTGGCTCTGGAGAGTTTGGTTCTGTGTTTAAGTGCGTGAAGAGGCTGGATGGATGCATTTATGCCATTAAGCGATCCAAAAAGCCATTGGCTGGCTCTGTTGATGA GCAGAACGCTTTGAGAGAAGTCTATGCTCATGCAGTACTTGGACAGCATTCTCATGTAGTTCGATATTTCTCCGCATGGGCAGAAGATGATCACATGCTTATACAAAATGAATATTGTAATG GTGGAAGTTTAGCTGATGCCATAAGTGAAAACTACAGACGCATGAGTTACTTTACAGAAGTGGATTTGAAGGATCTCCTTTTGCAAGTTGGCCGGGGCTTGAGGTATATTCATTCAATGTCTTTGGTTCACATGGATATAAAGCCTA GCAATATCTTCATATCTCGAACCTCAATCCCAAATGCCGCCTCTGAAGAAGGAGATGAAGATGACTGGGCGTCCAACAAAGTTATGTTTAAAATAG GTGATCTCGGGCATGTAACAAGGATCTCTAGTCCACAAGTTGAAGAAGGTGATAGCCGTTTTCTTGCAAATGAAGTTTTGCAGGAG aacTATACCCATCTACCAAAAGCGGATATTTTTGCCCTTGCCCTCACAGTGGTGTGTGCAGCTGGTGCTGAACCTCTTCCCAGAAATGGAGACGAATGGCATGAAATCAGACAGGGTAGATTACCTCGGATTCCACAAGTGCTTTCCCAGGAATTTACAGAGTTGTTAAAA GTTATGATTCATCCAGATCCAGAGAGAAGACCTTCAGCAATGGCACTGGTAAAGCATTCAGTATTGCTCTCTGCTTCTAGAAAGAGTGCAGAACAATTACGAATAGAATTGAATGCTGAAAAGTTCAAAAATTCACTTTTGCAGAA AGAACTCAAGAAAGCCCAGATGGCAAAAGCTGCAGCTGAGGAAAGAGCCCTCTTCACTGACCGGATGGCCACCAGGTCCACCACCCAGA AATGA
- the WEE1 gene encoding wee1-like protein kinase isoform X4, producing the protein MLGGRWPGHPTLPGAAAIWCLLNAVIGPVIWAARPGVRLPKNFLRLSFRVMWSLGGRFESLLSKARGIDSSSVKLRSGSLFMDTEKSGKRELDMRQTPQVNINPFTPDSVLFHSSGQCRRRKRTYWNDSCGEDMEASDYEFEDETRPAKRITITESNMKSRYTTEFHELEKIGSGEFGSVFKCVKRLDGCIYAIKRSKKPLAGSVDEQNALREVYAHAVLGQHSHVVRYFSAWAEDDHMLIQNEYCNGGSLADAISENYRRMSYFTEVDLKDLLLQVGRGLRYIHSMSLVHMDIKPSNIFISRTSIPNAASEEGDEDDWASNKVMFKIGDLGHVTRISSPQVEEGDSRFLANEVLQENYTHLPKADIFALALTVVCAAGAEPLPRNGDEWHEIRQGRLPRIPQVLSQEFTELLKVMIHPDPERRPSAMALVKHSVLLSASRKSAEQLRIELNAEKFKNSLLQKELKKAQMAKAAAEERALFTDRMATRSTTQSNRTARLIGKKMNRSVSLTIY; encoded by the exons ATGCTGGGGGGGCGCTGGCCCGGCCACCCGACACTCCCGGGCGCCGCAGCCATCTGGTGCCTTTTAAACGCAGTGATCGGTCCTGTAATTTGGGCGGCGCGCCCGGGAGTTCGGTTACCAAAAAATTTCCTGCGCTTATCGTTTCGTGTCATGTGGTCTTTGGGGGGAAGGTTTGAG AGTTTGCTCTCCAAAGCTCGAGGAATCGATTCGAGCTCTGTTAAACTCCGAAGTGGTTCTCTATTCATGGATAcagaaaaatcaggaaagaggGAATTGGACATGCGACAGACGCCTCAAGTGAACATAAATCCTTTTACTCCAGATTCTGTGTTGTTTCATTCTTCAGGACAGTGTCgtagaagaaagagaacataCTGGAATGA ttcttgTGGTGAAGACATGGAAGCCAGTGATTATGAGTTTGAAGATGAAACAAGACCTGCTAAG AGAATTACAATTACTGAAAGCAATATGAAGTCACGGTACACAACAGAATTTCATGAGCTAGAGAAGATTGGCTCTGGAGAGTTTGGTTCTGTGTTTAAGTGCGTGAAGAGGCTGGATGGATGCATTTATGCCATTAAGCGATCCAAAAAGCCATTGGCTGGCTCTGTTGATGA GCAGAACGCTTTGAGAGAAGTCTATGCTCATGCAGTACTTGGACAGCATTCTCATGTAGTTCGATATTTCTCCGCATGGGCAGAAGATGATCACATGCTTATACAAAATGAATATTGTAATG GTGGAAGTTTAGCTGATGCCATAAGTGAAAACTACAGACGCATGAGTTACTTTACAGAAGTGGATTTGAAGGATCTCCTTTTGCAAGTTGGCCGGGGCTTGAGGTATATTCATTCAATGTCTTTGGTTCACATGGATATAAAGCCTA GCAATATCTTCATATCTCGAACCTCAATCCCAAATGCCGCCTCTGAAGAAGGAGATGAAGATGACTGGGCGTCCAACAAAGTTATGTTTAAAATAG GTGATCTCGGGCATGTAACAAGGATCTCTAGTCCACAAGTTGAAGAAGGTGATAGCCGTTTTCTTGCAAATGAAGTTTTGCAGGAG aacTATACCCATCTACCAAAAGCGGATATTTTTGCCCTTGCCCTCACAGTGGTGTGTGCAGCTGGTGCTGAACCTCTTCCCAGAAATGGAGACGAATGGCATGAAATCAGACAGGGTAGATTACCTCGGATTCCACAAGTGCTTTCCCAGGAATTTACAGAGTTGTTAAAA GTTATGATTCATCCAGATCCAGAGAGAAGACCTTCAGCAATGGCACTGGTAAAGCATTCAGTATTGCTCTCTGCTTCTAGAAAGAGTGCAGAACAATTACGAATAGAATTGAATGCTGAAAAGTTCAAAAATTCACTTTTGCAGAA AGAACTCAAGAAAGCCCAGATGGCAAAAGCTGCAGCTGAGGAAAGAGCCCTCTTCACTGACCGGATGGCCACCAGGTCCACCACCCAGAGTAATAGAACAGCTCGACTTATTGGAAAGAAAATGAACCGCTCTGTCAGCCTTACCATATACTGA
- the WEE1 gene encoding wee1-like protein kinase isoform X5: MDTEKSGKRELDMRQTPQVNINPFTPDSVLFHSSGQCRRRKRTYWNDSCGEDMEASDYEFEDETRPAKRITITESNMKSRYTTEFHELEKIGSGEFGSVFKCVKRLDGCIYAIKRSKKPLAGSVDEQNALREVYAHAVLGQHSHVVRYFSAWAEDDHMLIQNEYCNGGSLADAISENYRRMSYFTEVDLKDLLLQVGRGLRYIHSMSLVHMDIKPSNIFISRTSIPNAASEEGDEDDWASNKVMFKIGDLGHVTRISSPQVEEGDSRFLANEVLQENYTHLPKADIFALALTVVCAAGAEPLPRNGDEWHEIRQGRLPRIPQVLSQEFTELLKVMIHPDPERRPSAMALVKHSVLLSASRKSAEQLRIELNAEKFKNSLLQKELKKAQMAKAAAEERALFTDRMATRSTTQSNRTARLIGKKMNRSVSLTIY; this comes from the exons ATGGATAcagaaaaatcaggaaagaggGAATTGGACATGCGACAGACGCCTCAAGTGAACATAAATCCTTTTACTCCAGATTCTGTGTTGTTTCATTCTTCAGGACAGTGTCgtagaagaaagagaacataCTGGAATGA ttcttgTGGTGAAGACATGGAAGCCAGTGATTATGAGTTTGAAGATGAAACAAGACCTGCTAAG AGAATTACAATTACTGAAAGCAATATGAAGTCACGGTACACAACAGAATTTCATGAGCTAGAGAAGATTGGCTCTGGAGAGTTTGGTTCTGTGTTTAAGTGCGTGAAGAGGCTGGATGGATGCATTTATGCCATTAAGCGATCCAAAAAGCCATTGGCTGGCTCTGTTGATGA GCAGAACGCTTTGAGAGAAGTCTATGCTCATGCAGTACTTGGACAGCATTCTCATGTAGTTCGATATTTCTCCGCATGGGCAGAAGATGATCACATGCTTATACAAAATGAATATTGTAATG GTGGAAGTTTAGCTGATGCCATAAGTGAAAACTACAGACGCATGAGTTACTTTACAGAAGTGGATTTGAAGGATCTCCTTTTGCAAGTTGGCCGGGGCTTGAGGTATATTCATTCAATGTCTTTGGTTCACATGGATATAAAGCCTA GCAATATCTTCATATCTCGAACCTCAATCCCAAATGCCGCCTCTGAAGAAGGAGATGAAGATGACTGGGCGTCCAACAAAGTTATGTTTAAAATAG GTGATCTCGGGCATGTAACAAGGATCTCTAGTCCACAAGTTGAAGAAGGTGATAGCCGTTTTCTTGCAAATGAAGTTTTGCAGGAG aacTATACCCATCTACCAAAAGCGGATATTTTTGCCCTTGCCCTCACAGTGGTGTGTGCAGCTGGTGCTGAACCTCTTCCCAGAAATGGAGACGAATGGCATGAAATCAGACAGGGTAGATTACCTCGGATTCCACAAGTGCTTTCCCAGGAATTTACAGAGTTGTTAAAA GTTATGATTCATCCAGATCCAGAGAGAAGACCTTCAGCAATGGCACTGGTAAAGCATTCAGTATTGCTCTCTGCTTCTAGAAAGAGTGCAGAACAATTACGAATAGAATTGAATGCTGAAAAGTTCAAAAATTCACTTTTGCAGAA AGAACTCAAGAAAGCCCAGATGGCAAAAGCTGCAGCTGAGGAAAGAGCCCTCTTCACTGACCGGATGGCCACCAGGTCCACCACCCAGAGTAATAGAACAGCTCGACTTATTGGAAAGAAAATGAACCGCTCTGTCAGCCTTACCATATACTGA